In Candidatus Krumholzibacteriota bacterium, one genomic interval encodes:
- a CDS encoding tyrosine recombinase XerD — protein sequence MPERYSNISGTHKKSFNLETMAERYIDHLIVEKGLSRNTIMAYKADLIKYIKYLKSGGMTSVVQITLDSSLAFVSDGTKDVSASSKSRLMSAIKGFHRFMYSEGVIRDLEMERVSAPKYLRKIPFVLTQPEIERLLSAPDPDILGLRDTALMEMAYSAGLRASEACGLKFESMNAGSRIARIRGKGSKERIVPYGKKASRALDMYIKESRPFLLKNGTSEYLFLNYRGKPISRVSFWKMIKKYAQISGLPSTITPHTLRHSFATHLVEGGADLRAVQELLGHSSISTTQIYTRLDIDYLLEVHRTFHPRG from the coding sequence TTGCCAGAAAGATATTCGAACATTTCAGGGACGCATAAAAAGAGCTTCAATCTTGAGACGATGGCCGAACGATATATCGATCATTTGATTGTTGAAAAAGGTTTAAGCAGAAATACCATAATGGCATATAAGGCTGATTTGATAAAATACATTAAGTATTTAAAGAGTGGAGGCATGACCTCGGTCGTTCAGATAACCCTTGATTCCAGCCTTGCGTTTGTATCAGACGGTACAAAGGATGTCTCTGCTTCTTCAAAATCGCGTCTAATGAGCGCGATCAAGGGTTTTCACAGGTTTATGTACAGCGAGGGTGTGATCCGAGACCTTGAGATGGAAAGAGTCTCGGCTCCGAAATATCTTCGGAAGATACCTTTTGTCCTGACGCAGCCGGAAATCGAAAGACTCCTGTCAGCGCCGGACCCCGATATCCTTGGGTTAAGGGATACCGCGTTGATGGAGATGGCCTACTCTGCCGGATTAAGGGCATCGGAAGCCTGCGGCCTGAAGTTCGAATCGATGAACGCCGGGTCCAGGATAGCGAGAATAAGGGGAAAAGGGAGCAAGGAAAGGATCGTACCGTATGGGAAAAAGGCCTCGAGAGCGCTCGACATGTATATAAAGGAGAGCAGGCCATTCCTGTTGAAAAACGGGACATCCGAATATCTCTTTCTGAACTATCGTGGAAAACCGATATCAAGGGTCAGTTTCTGGAAAATGATCAAGAAATACGCTCAGATCAGCGGGCTTCCATCAACAATCACGCCGCATACCCTTCGCCATTCCTTCGCGACTCATCTGGTCGAGGGAGGGGCTGACCTTCGAGCTGTCCAGGAATTACTTGGGCATTCAAGTATTTCAACGACACAGATATACACGAGGCTTGATATCGATTACCTTCTCGAGGTCCACAGGACATTTCATCCCAGGGGTTAG
- the uvrC gene encoding excinuclease ABC subunit UvrC, which translates to MSSIDKEKLKDILGGIPDSPGVYMMKDSMGRIIYVGKAKILKNRVRSYFQSKESLDAKTAVLVESVDSVEYMATENEVEALVLECNLIKEYRPKYNVRLKDDKKYPFLKLTRREKYPRLMITRKIENDGSEYFGPYTDVGAVRRTLKLIKSIFPLRDCGGPRFRNESRRECLNYQIGRCLGPCTGNIDRDGYLEIVDQVSLFLKGKNRKLKEVLRKRMNRLSEKIRYEEASVVRDQLRSIEKISEKQNAVEVKGYDEDYIAVSTEGKQSCGVVMRVRDGRILGIENFILSDTEDIPRPDLFNSFSSLYYVSATDIPRSLYMQVEPSEKTVLEEWLKKKTGKKISIRVPKRGHRNDLLRLAAKNAAMKLVASTGRKTPVIELLVEVKRTLGLNKTPFRIETFDISNIQGSEAVGSMVTFQNAAPVKSGYRHYRIRDVDSVDDYSMMKEMLTRRLAALKTGHSRKPDMILVDGGKGHVSSSLDAMSESGITGIELAGIAKKNEEIFLAGMPDPVVLPRRSEVLKLFQRMRDEAHRFAIEYHRKLRSRKISHSGLDDIEGVGEKRKLALLIEFGSLEEVRKASLAEIETVQGVGKKVARKIFEHFRDA; encoded by the coding sequence TTGTCAAGTATCGATAAAGAAAAACTTAAAGATATTCTCGGAGGGATACCTGATTCTCCAGGAGTCTACATGATGAAAGACTCCATGGGCAGGATCATCTACGTGGGAAAGGCAAAGATCCTGAAAAACAGGGTCAGAAGTTATTTCCAGTCGAAGGAGAGTCTTGACGCGAAAACGGCGGTTCTCGTCGAATCTGTTGATTCCGTGGAATATATGGCTACCGAAAACGAAGTGGAAGCTCTCGTCCTCGAATGCAACCTGATCAAGGAATACAGGCCGAAGTACAACGTGAGGTTGAAAGACGACAAGAAATACCCTTTTCTAAAACTGACCAGGAGAGAAAAATATCCAAGGCTGATGATAACGAGAAAGATCGAGAATGACGGTTCGGAATATTTCGGTCCGTATACCGACGTTGGCGCCGTGCGGCGCACTCTTAAGCTGATCAAGTCGATATTTCCGTTGCGTGATTGCGGCGGACCGCGATTCAGGAATGAAAGCAGGCGGGAATGCCTCAATTACCAGATAGGAAGATGCCTCGGGCCATGCACGGGCAATATTGACCGGGACGGATATCTCGAAATCGTTGACCAGGTCAGTCTTTTTTTGAAAGGAAAGAACAGAAAGTTGAAGGAGGTTCTCAGAAAAAGAATGAACCGCCTTTCTGAAAAAATACGTTACGAGGAGGCATCTGTCGTAAGGGACCAGCTCAGATCGATCGAGAAGATCAGCGAAAAACAGAACGCCGTCGAGGTAAAAGGATATGATGAGGATTATATAGCGGTATCGACTGAAGGTAAACAGTCGTGCGGCGTGGTCATGCGGGTGCGCGACGGACGCATACTCGGAATTGAAAACTTTATCCTCTCCGACACGGAGGATATTCCCCGGCCTGACCTTTTTAATTCTTTCTCGAGTCTCTACTACGTCTCTGCTACCGATATACCACGTTCTCTCTACATGCAGGTCGAGCCTTCTGAAAAAACGGTCCTTGAAGAGTGGCTGAAGAAAAAGACGGGGAAAAAGATATCGATAAGAGTCCCGAAACGCGGACACAGAAACGATCTCCTGAGACTTGCGGCAAAGAACGCCGCGATGAAGCTTGTCGCCTCGACGGGAAGAAAGACTCCGGTGATCGAGCTGCTCGTAGAGGTCAAAAGGACCCTTGGGTTGAATAAAACGCCTTTCAGGATAGAGACTTTTGACATATCCAATATTCAGGGATCCGAAGCGGTCGGATCGATGGTCACTTTTCAAAACGCCGCGCCTGTCAAATCCGGATACAGGCATTACAGGATCAGGGATGTCGATAGTGTGGACGATTATTCGATGATGAAGGAAATGCTGACAAGAAGGCTTGCAGCGCTGAAGACCGGGCACTCACGAAAACCCGACATGATACTTGTAGACGGAGGAAAGGGCCATGTTTCTTCTTCTCTAGATGCGATGAGCGAATCGGGGATAACAGGTATAGAGCTCGCTGGTATCGCGAAGAAGAACGAAGAGATATTCCTCGCCGGTATGCCGGACCCGGTCGTTCTGCCGAGAAGAAGCGAAGTTTTGAAACTTTTCCAGAGGATGCGGGACGAGGCTCACAGGTTCGCCATCGAGTACCACCGGAAATTAAGAAGCAGGAAGATCAGCCATTCAGGGCTTGACGATATAGAGGGGGTAGGGGAAAAGCGAAAGCTTGCCCTTCTTATCGAATTTGGAAGCCTGGAAGAGGTCAGGAAAGCCTCTCTTGCCGAGATCGAAACTGTACAGGGAGTAGGAAAGAAAGTTGCCAGAAAGATATTCGAACATTTCAGGGACGCATAA